A single region of the Streptomyces sp. ITFR-16 genome encodes:
- a CDS encoding excinuclease ABC subunit UvrA, giving the protein MSRATGTGERHIADSHDLIRVHGARVNNLKDVSIEIPKRRLTVFTGVSGSGKSSLVFNTIAAESQRLINETYSAFVQGFMPTLARPEVDVLEGLTTAIIVDQQRMGGDTRSTVGTATDANAMLRILFSRLGKPHIGPPSAYSFNTASVRAAGAITVERGNRKAVKATFSRTGGMCPRCEGRGTVSDIDLTQLYDDSKSLAEGAFTIPGWKSDSFWTVRVYAESGLLDPDKPIRKYTKKEMQDFLHREPTKVKVEGVNLTYEGLIPKIQKSFLSKDKDALQPHIRAFVERAVTFTTCPECDGTRLSEGARSSKIKRISIADACAMQISDLAAWIGDLDEPSVAPLLSALRQTLDSFVEIGLGYLALDRPAGTLSGGEAQRVKMIRHLGSSLTDTTYVFDEPTAGLHPHDIQRMNNLLLRLRDKGNTVLVVEHKPETIAVADHVVDLGPGAGTAGGTVCFEGTVEGLRASDTVTGRHFDDRASLKEKPREPSGVLEVRGATANNLRGIDVDIPLGVLTVVTGVAGSGKSSLIHGSVSGRDGVVTVDQGAIRGSRRSNPATYTGLLDPIRKAFAKANDVKPALFSANSEGACPTCNGAGVVFTDLAMMAGVATVCEECEGKRFQASVLEYRLGGRDISEVLAMSVTQAEEFFGAGEARTPAAHRVLGRLADVGLGYLSLGQPLTTLSGGERQRLKLATHMGEKGGVHVLDEPTTGLHLADVEQLLGLLDRLVDAGKSVVVIEHHQAVMAHADWIIDLGPGAGHDGGTLVFEGTPADLVAARSTVTGEHLADYVGA; this is encoded by the coding sequence ATGAGCAGGGCCACCGGGACGGGCGAGCGGCACATCGCCGACAGCCACGATCTGATCCGTGTGCACGGGGCGCGCGTGAACAATCTGAAGGACGTCAGCATCGAGATCCCGAAGCGCCGGCTGACGGTGTTCACGGGGGTCTCCGGCTCCGGCAAGAGCTCGCTGGTGTTCAACACGATCGCGGCCGAGTCGCAGCGGCTGATCAACGAGACGTACAGCGCCTTCGTCCAGGGGTTCATGCCCACCCTGGCGCGGCCCGAGGTCGATGTCCTGGAGGGGCTGACGACCGCGATCATCGTCGACCAGCAGCGGATGGGCGGCGACACCCGCTCCACGGTCGGCACCGCCACCGACGCCAACGCGATGCTGCGCATCCTGTTCAGCCGGCTCGGCAAGCCGCACATCGGCCCGCCGAGCGCGTACTCCTTCAATACGGCCTCGGTCCGGGCGGCCGGCGCGATCACGGTCGAGCGCGGCAACAGGAAGGCCGTGAAGGCGACCTTCAGCAGGACCGGCGGGATGTGTCCCCGCTGCGAGGGCCGGGGCACGGTCTCCGACATCGACCTCACCCAGCTCTACGACGACTCCAAATCGCTGGCCGAGGGCGCCTTCACCATCCCCGGCTGGAAGTCGGACAGCTTCTGGACCGTGCGGGTCTACGCCGAGTCGGGTCTGCTCGACCCGGACAAGCCGATCCGCAAGTACACCAAGAAGGAGATGCAGGACTTCCTCCACCGGGAGCCGACCAAGGTGAAGGTCGAGGGGGTGAACCTCACCTACGAGGGGCTGATCCCCAAGATCCAGAAGTCGTTCCTGTCCAAGGACAAGGACGCGCTCCAGCCGCACATCCGGGCCTTCGTGGAGCGGGCGGTCACCTTCACCACCTGCCCCGAGTGCGACGGCACCCGGCTGAGCGAGGGGGCCCGCTCGTCGAAGATCAAGCGGATCTCCATCGCCGACGCCTGCGCGATGCAGATCAGCGATCTGGCCGCGTGGATCGGGGACCTGGACGAGCCCTCGGTGGCACCGCTGCTCTCCGCGCTCCGGCAGACGCTCGACTCGTTCGTCGAGATCGGTCTCGGCTACCTCGCGCTCGACCGCCCGGCGGGCACCCTGTCCGGCGGCGAGGCGCAGCGCGTCAAGATGATCCGCCACCTCGGGTCCTCGCTCACCGACACCACATATGTCTTCGACGAGCCCACCGCAGGGCTGCACCCCCATGACATCCAGCGGATGAACAATCTGCTGCTGCGGCTGCGGGACAAGGGCAACACGGTGCTCGTCGTGGAGCACAAGCCGGAGACGATCGCCGTCGCCGACCATGTCGTCGACCTCGGTCCCGGCGCCGGTACGGCGGGCGGCACGGTCTGCTTCGAGGGCACGGTCGAGGGGCTGCGGGCCTCGGACACCGTCACCGGCCGCCACTTCGACGACCGGGCCTCGCTCAAGGAGAAGCCGCGCGAGCCCAGCGGCGTGCTGGAGGTGCGGGGCGCGACGGCGAACAACCTGCGGGGCATCGACGTGGACATCCCGCTCGGGGTGCTCACCGTCGTCACCGGTGTCGCCGGGTCCGGCAAGAGCTCGCTGATCCACGGTTCGGTCTCCGGCCGGGACGGGGTGGTGACGGTCGACCAGGGCGCGATCCGCGGCTCCCGGCGCAGCAACCCGGCCACGTACACCGGGCTGCTCGACCCGATCCGCAAGGCGTTCGCCAAGGCCAACGACGTGAAGCCGGCCCTGTTCAGCGCCAACTCCGAGGGCGCGTGCCCCACGTGCAACGGGGCGGGTGTCGTCTTCACGGACCTGGCGATGATGGCGGGGGTCGCCACGGTCTGCGAGGAGTGCGAGGGGAAGCGGTTCCAGGCCTCGGTGCTCGAATACCGCCTCGGCGGCCGTGACATCAGCGAGGTCCTGGCGATGTCCGTGACTCAGGCCGAGGAGTTCTTCGGCGCCGGCGAGGCCCGGACCCCGGCCGCACACCGTGTGCTCGGACGGCTCGCGGACGTCGGGCTGGGCTATCTCAGCCTCGGGCAGCCGCTCACCACGCTGTCGGGCGGCGAGCGGCAGCGGCTGAAGCTGGCGACCCACATGGGCGAGAAGGGCGGTGTCCACGTCCTCGACGAGCCGACCACCGGTCTGCATCTCGCCGATGTCGAGCAACTGCTCGGCCTGCTGGACCGGCTCGTCGACGCCGGCAAGTCCGTCGTCGTCATCGAGCACCACCAGGCGGTCATGGCGCACGCCGACTGGATCATCGACCTCGGCCCCGGAGCCGGTCACGACGGCGGCACGCTCGTCTTCGAGGGCACGCCCGCCGATCTGGTCGCCGCCCGGTCCACCGTCACCGGCGAGCATCTCGCGGACTACGTGGGCGCCTGA
- a CDS encoding sensor histidine kinase: protein MKINRRLVLLVTAPLTVAVTFSVLALAPATNQALQANRLTAMVDVAASAGDLTHQLQRERAAATALVSKQGDADAFQTTSAATDKSIATFNSKIGGLSEVPGSAQANLDRIKRFMDELPALRAQVRSGSSTISALAFGYRIVIADLNGYRDGIAQADGVDADIADRIRAAAALSEAAEHTAQQQVTVMRAQAAGGFTVASQRTFDASRLGYTESTGVLFGLGPSEWRTWLERTLSGPKALEARRLEDQIGRTGTSRGIDVTPKAWQQASDDRQTLLRSVEKRIDASVYATVSKERTQLLWTAGAEVALVLLTLVGAVVVAVRLGRVMIRRLRDLRNAAHEVAHTGLPAVMSELSRPGALSGSTPEQVAERSGNPVGTTGGDEIGEVGEAFNAVHHEAVRLAAQQARVHEQFAETLVRVARRGAQLTSVMVSELDAVQRDEADPERMKTLFALDHLAIRMERNTNNLLVLGGYGNARVRSADIGCSTVIVAAAQQIERFDRVSLGVIESGIGIAARAVHDVAHILAELLDNATRFSPPDAQVGVAVWRLWDRAVVQIVDEGVGITAERRAVHNAALREPQAGIGDVRSMGLHVVARLAARHGIVVELRDSSGPGTIAEVTLPAGVLAAVPEETAPAQGADGQERAVRYEAPRPISALGHPGRRQPGTAGGRAGRPVGGGIGARKDADAARTSHEGDANTATDVRERATTAAPHPVHDEPVSRIAGVSSSGLPLRQRNTPQQWPSLGNRGGTDQRSGAAAPRPSPRRRDSRQVSDVLAAYAQGISRSTNTRGRSATDDDTERTKK, encoded by the coding sequence GTGAAAATCAATCGTCGCCTCGTCCTGCTCGTCACCGCGCCCCTCACCGTTGCGGTCACCTTCTCGGTTCTGGCCCTCGCACCCGCCACCAACCAGGCGCTCCAGGCCAACCGACTGACGGCGATGGTCGATGTCGCCGCCAGCGCCGGTGATTTAACGCACCAACTGCAGCGTGAGCGTGCCGCCGCAACCGCCCTGGTCTCCAAACAGGGTGACGCGGACGCCTTCCAGACCACGTCCGCAGCGACCGACAAGAGCATCGCCACCTTCAACAGCAAGATCGGCGGCCTGTCCGAGGTGCCCGGCAGCGCCCAGGCCAATCTGGACCGCATCAAACGCTTCATGGACGAACTGCCGGCCCTGCGCGCCCAGGTGCGCTCCGGCAGCAGCACCATCTCCGCGCTCGCCTTCGGCTACCGGATCGTCATCGCCGACCTCAACGGCTACCGCGACGGCATCGCGCAGGCCGACGGTGTCGACGCCGACATCGCGGACCGGATCCGCGCCGCCGCCGCCCTGTCCGAGGCCGCCGAGCACACGGCCCAGCAGCAGGTCACGGTGATGAGGGCGCAGGCCGCGGGCGGCTTCACGGTCGCCTCGCAGCGTACGTTCGACGCCAGCCGGCTCGGCTACACGGAGTCCACCGGCGTGCTGTTCGGCCTCGGTCCCAGCGAATGGCGGACCTGGCTGGAACGCACCCTGTCCGGCCCGAAGGCGCTGGAGGCCCGTCGGCTGGAGGACCAGATCGGCCGCACCGGCACCAGCCGGGGCATCGATGTCACCCCGAAGGCCTGGCAGCAGGCCTCCGACGACCGCCAGACGCTGCTGCGTTCGGTGGAGAAGCGCATCGACGCGTCCGTCTACGCCACGGTCTCGAAGGAACGCACCCAACTCCTGTGGACCGCCGGGGCCGAGGTCGCCCTGGTGCTGCTGACCCTGGTGGGCGCCGTCGTCGTCGCCGTCCGCCTCGGCCGCGTCATGATCCGGCGGCTGCGCGACCTGCGCAACGCCGCGCACGAGGTCGCCCACACCGGACTCCCCGCCGTGATGAGCGAGCTCTCCCGGCCCGGCGCGCTGAGCGGCTCGACGCCCGAGCAGGTCGCCGAGCGGTCCGGCAACCCCGTCGGGACCACGGGCGGGGACGAGATCGGTGAGGTCGGTGAGGCGTTCAACGCCGTCCACCACGAGGCCGTCCGGCTCGCCGCCCAACAGGCGCGGGTGCACGAGCAGTTCGCCGAGACCCTGGTCCGGGTCGCCCGCCGGGGCGCGCAGCTGACCAGCGTCATGGTGTCCGAGCTGGACGCGGTGCAGCGCGACGAGGCCGACCCCGAGCGCATGAAGACCCTCTTCGCGCTCGACCACCTCGCCATCCGCATGGAGCGCAACACCAACAACCTGCTGGTCCTGGGCGGTTACGGCAACGCCCGGGTGCGCTCGGCCGACATCGGCTGCTCGACCGTCATCGTGGCCGCCGCCCAGCAGATCGAGCGCTTCGACCGGGTGTCCCTCGGCGTCATCGAGTCGGGCATCGGCATCGCCGCCCGGGCCGTGCACGACGTGGCACACATCCTGGCCGAACTCCTCGACAACGCGACCCGGTTCTCGCCGCCCGACGCTCAGGTGGGGGTCGCCGTGTGGCGGCTGTGGGACCGGGCCGTCGTCCAGATCGTCGACGAGGGCGTGGGGATCACGGCCGAACGCCGTGCCGTCCACAACGCCGCCCTGCGCGAGCCGCAGGCCGGCATCGGGGACGTGCGGTCCATGGGTCTGCACGTGGTGGCACGGCTCGCGGCGCGTCACGGCATCGTTGTCGAGCTGCGCGACTCCTCGGGCCCCGGCACCATCGCCGAGGTCACCCTGCCCGCGGGCGTGCTGGCCGCGGTCCCCGAGGAGACCGCACCGGCGCAGGGCGCCGACGGCCAGGAGCGCGCCGTCCGCTACGAGGCGCCCCGCCCGATCAGCGCGCTCGGGCACCCCGGGCGCAGACAGCCCGGCACCGCGGGCGGCCGGGCCGGCCGGCCCGTCGGCGGGGGGATCGGCGCCCGCAAGGACGCCGACGCCGCGAGGACCTCCCACGAGGGCGACGCGAACACCGCCACCGATGTGCGCGAGCGCGCCACCACGGCGGCGCCGCACCCCGTGCACGACGAACCCGTCTCGCGCATCGCCGGCGTCAGCTCCTCCGGGCTGCCCCTGCGGCAGCGCAACACGCCCCAGCAGTGGCCCAGCCTGGGCAACCGGGGCGGCACCGATCAGCGGTCCGGCGCCGCCGCGCCGCGGCCGTCGCCCCGCCGCCGGGACTCCCGGCAGGTCTCCGACGTCCTCGCGGCCTACGCCCAGGGGATCAGCCGGAGCACGAACACCCGCGGGCGTTCCGCCACCGACGACGACACCGAACGGACCAAGAAATGA
- a CDS encoding roadblock/LC7 domain-containing protein → MTSPTDLSWILSDFAGRIPEVTQAIAVSVDGLALAYTGVERDDADRLAAIASGVVNLLSAAAQLTNTDPVEHSLTAMEGGYMFSMAVSSGASLLVTTTRDADIGEVSYMMSELINQVGDSLSPQVRTPSGLPAH, encoded by the coding sequence ATGACCTCACCCACCGACCTGAGCTGGATCCTGAGCGACTTCGCCGGACGCATCCCGGAGGTCACCCAGGCGATAGCCGTGTCCGTGGACGGACTCGCGCTGGCCTACACGGGTGTGGAGCGTGACGACGCCGACCGGCTGGCGGCCATCGCCTCCGGCGTCGTCAACCTGCTCTCCGCCGCGGCGCAGTTGACGAACACCGACCCCGTCGAGCACAGCCTCACCGCGATGGAGGGGGGCTACATGTTCTCGATGGCCGTCTCCAGCGGCGCCTCCCTGCTGGTGACCACCACCCGGGACGCGGACATCGGCGAGGTCAGCTACATGATGTCCGAGCTGATCAACCAGGTCGGTGACTCCCTGTCCCCCCAGGTCCGCACCCCCAGCGGCTTGCCCGCCCACTGA
- a CDS encoding ABC transporter substrate-binding protein, whose product MFFDISRPRHRRIRPVGAAALAIGLAAVTGCSSDSGTGDETVKVGLVASLSGTYKPVGTDLRAGFELYLKTHGNKLGGRKVELIVADEGDGPPTAVPAATKLVKKDKVDVLTGLVSGGSVAAVMPLVNQAKIPFLGSNARPPVKDLKYVWTTSFMSDEPGKAIAPYVKEKVNGPVYAIGPDYQGGYDELRGFTDEFKRIKGKLANPDGKTTWTPFPKTTNFMPYFADIAKTDAKAVYSFYAGKAAIDFAKQYAQSDVADLPLYTAFVTEGSVLQAQGDAAKDIYSVLNYAPDLDNAANRKFAADWTAEHDTQPTTYAMSSYDAAAVLDKAIADAAKKGDVTPETINTAIAGLGQIDSPRGAWEFGEKAHSPVQTWYLRQVRPDGNQLANVMVQDLATLGG is encoded by the coding sequence ATGTTCTTCGACATATCCCGTCCACGCCACCGCAGAATCCGGCCGGTGGGCGCTGCCGCCCTCGCCATCGGGCTGGCAGCCGTCACCGGGTGCAGCAGCGACAGCGGCACCGGCGACGAGACCGTGAAGGTCGGCCTGGTGGCCTCCCTGTCCGGCACCTACAAGCCGGTCGGTACGGACCTGCGCGCCGGCTTCGAGCTGTATCTGAAGACGCACGGCAACAAGCTCGGCGGCCGCAAGGTCGAGCTGATCGTCGCGGACGAGGGCGACGGTCCCCCCACCGCCGTTCCCGCCGCCACCAAGCTGGTCAAGAAGGACAAGGTCGATGTGCTGACGGGCCTGGTCAGCGGTGGCTCGGTCGCCGCGGTGATGCCGCTGGTCAACCAGGCCAAGATCCCCTTCCTCGGGTCGAACGCCCGCCCGCCGGTCAAGGACCTCAAGTACGTCTGGACGACGAGCTTCATGTCCGACGAGCCGGGCAAGGCCATCGCCCCGTACGTCAAGGAGAAGGTGAACGGCCCGGTCTACGCGATCGGCCCGGACTACCAGGGCGGTTACGACGAACTGCGCGGCTTCACCGACGAGTTCAAGCGCATCAAGGGCAAGCTCGCCAACCCGGACGGCAAGACGACCTGGACGCCGTTCCCGAAGACCACGAACTTCATGCCGTACTTCGCCGACATCGCCAAGACGGACGCGAAGGCGGTCTACTCCTTCTACGCCGGCAAGGCCGCGATCGACTTCGCCAAGCAGTACGCGCAGTCCGACGTCGCCGACCTGCCGCTGTACACGGCCTTCGTCACCGAGGGCAGCGTGCTCCAGGCGCAGGGCGACGCGGCGAAGGACATCTACTCGGTCCTGAACTACGCCCCCGACCTCGACAACGCGGCCAACCGCAAGTTCGCCGCCGACTGGACGGCCGAGCACGACACCCAGCCGACCACGTACGCGATGTCCTCGTACGACGCGGCCGCCGTGCTGGACAAGGCGATCGCCGACGCCGCGAAGAAGGGCGACGTGACGCCCGAGACCATCAACACGGCCATCGCGGGCCTGGGCCAGATCGACAGCCCGCGCGGCGCCTGGGAGTTCGGCGAGAAGGCGCACTCCCCGGTGCAGACCTGGTACCTGCGCCAGGTGCGCCCCGACGGCAACCAGCTCGCCAACGTCATGGTCCAGGACCTGGCGACCCTCGGCGGCTGA
- a CDS encoding ABC transporter permease produces the protein MELLDAHLVPAVDGVAYGLLLFVVAAGLSLAFGTAGVLNLSHGTLYAIGAYTGAELSDGTWGGLALGLAAGTAAAALAGAGLSAATVPLARRGHLAQALLTFGIALVGGDLLIQLFGADELPVRVPGALDTSVHLLGHRYPAYRLGFIVMAVLLAGFGTWVLTRTRVGAAVRASADDPQMLAATGHNPRAVHTGVLAAAGALAGAAGVLGAPIIGPGPGTSENVLMLSLVVVVLGGLRSLWATFAAAVAVGEVQTLGVSVLPELAPYLLFAAMAAVLVFRSRFAEPAAAHGPEGPSADPVTRLRRLLAARLGTRLGARTRQTGARAGARQARTQEAPGRLGAWVRGAAWRRAAPLLVLLMVLIALPGLLDSYSISLAGSALALGLLAVSVTILTGYAGLPTLGQTAPFAVGAYATANLADAGWTVGPVQVVLSALAAAVFSAVTGPAVIRARGTTVLMITLAVGELASAVINQFKSVTGGADGLVGFPATQALWGGEGMTDESELYTYALVVAVVAVALTLLVLRSPAGKLLTGTRGAEARMRASGHPVGRYLLVAHICAGALAGVGGSLMVSVQQYLSPADVGFEIAAFALLAAVIGGTTSVIGALLGAGLIVFTRDWVAGSWPGHGPLLLGALFIAAVYLLPRGLAGLRGAPRPAAPLPLSTGKAAP, from the coding sequence ATGGAGCTTCTCGATGCCCACCTCGTGCCGGCGGTGGACGGAGTGGCCTACGGGCTGCTGCTGTTCGTGGTCGCCGCCGGCCTGAGTCTCGCGTTCGGCACGGCCGGCGTGCTGAACCTCTCGCACGGCACGCTGTACGCGATCGGCGCCTACACCGGCGCCGAGCTGAGCGACGGAACCTGGGGCGGCCTCGCCCTCGGGCTGGCCGCGGGCACCGCGGCGGCCGCCCTCGCCGGGGCGGGGCTGTCCGCCGCGACGGTTCCGCTCGCCCGGCGTGGGCATCTCGCTCAGGCACTGCTGACCTTCGGGATCGCCCTGGTCGGCGGTGATCTGCTCATCCAGCTCTTCGGCGCGGACGAGCTGCCGGTACGCGTCCCCGGGGCGCTCGACACCTCGGTCCACCTGCTGGGCCACCGCTACCCCGCCTACCGGCTCGGCTTCATCGTGATGGCCGTGCTGCTGGCGGGGTTCGGCACCTGGGTGCTCACCCGCACCCGGGTGGGGGCGGCGGTACGGGCCTCCGCCGACGATCCGCAGATGCTCGCGGCCACCGGCCACAACCCCCGGGCGGTGCACACCGGCGTCCTCGCGGCGGCGGGGGCGCTGGCCGGTGCCGCGGGGGTGCTCGGGGCCCCCATCATCGGCCCCGGCCCCGGCACGTCCGAGAACGTGCTGATGCTCTCCCTCGTCGTGGTGGTCCTGGGCGGGCTGCGCTCGCTGTGGGCCACGTTCGCGGCGGCGGTCGCCGTGGGCGAGGTGCAGACGCTGGGCGTCTCGGTGCTGCCGGAGCTGGCGCCGTATCTGCTGTTCGCCGCGATGGCGGCGGTGCTGGTGTTCCGCTCCCGCTTCGCGGAACCGGCGGCGGCGCACGGCCCCGAGGGCCCGTCGGCGGACCCGGTGACCCGGCTCCGCCGCCTCCTCGCGGCACGGCTGGGGACACGCCTCGGGGCACGTACCCGTCAGACCGGTGCTCGGGCCGGTGCGCGGCAGGCCCGTACGCAGGAGGCGCCCGGCAGGCTGGGGGCGTGGGTGCGCGGGGCCGCATGGCGCCGGGCGGCCCCGCTGCTCGTCCTGCTCATGGTGCTGATCGCGCTGCCCGGGCTGCTCGACTCGTACAGCATCTCGCTGGCCGGCTCCGCCCTGGCGCTCGGGCTCCTCGCGGTCAGCGTCACGATCCTGACCGGCTACGCGGGGCTGCCGACGCTCGGGCAGACCGCGCCGTTCGCCGTCGGCGCGTACGCCACCGCCAATCTGGCGGACGCCGGCTGGACGGTGGGCCCGGTCCAGGTCGTCCTGTCGGCGCTCGCGGCCGCCGTGTTCTCGGCGGTGACCGGGCCCGCCGTGATCCGGGCCCGCGGCACCACCGTGCTGATGATCACGCTCGCGGTCGGGGAGCTGGCCAGTGCGGTCATCAACCAGTTCAAATCCGTCACCGGCGGCGCCGACGGCCTCGTCGGCTTCCCCGCCACCCAGGCGCTGTGGGGCGGCGAGGGGATGACCGACGAGAGCGAGCTCTACACCTACGCGCTCGTCGTCGCCGTCGTCGCGGTCGCCCTGACCCTGCTGGTGCTGCGCTCCCCGGCCGGGAAGCTGCTGACCGGCACCCGGGGCGCCGAGGCGCGGATGCGGGCCTCGGGGCATCCGGTGGGGCGCTATCTGCTGGTGGCCCACATCTGCGCCGGTGCGCTGGCCGGGGTCGGCGGCTCGCTGATGGTCAGCGTGCAGCAGTACCTCTCCCCCGCCGACGTCGGCTTCGAGATCGCCGCGTTCGCGCTGCTGGCGGCCGTCATCGGCGGCACGACCTCCGTGATCGGCGCCCTGCTGGGCGCCGGGCTCATCGTCTTCACCCGGGACTGGGTCGCCGGTTCCTGGCCCGGGCACGGACCGCTGCTGCTCGGGGCGCTGTTCATCGCCGCCGTGTACCTGCTGCCGCGCGGCCTGGCCGGTCTGCGCGGCGCGCCACGCCCGGCCGCACCCCTGCCCCTGTCCACCGGGAAGGCCGCCCCATGA
- a CDS encoding ATP-binding cassette domain-containing protein codes for MTPAHTEAPAPPVLDLDHLTRRYGSLTAVDDVSLRLPPGARHAVIGPNGAGKTTLLNLIAGTDRPDRGTIALNGTDITRTATAKRSRLGIARSFQQPSVISELTVLENVVLAGWPHHPRRRGAWRSPSRYRLHEESAARHLETVGLADLAHRPAGTLSHGRRRMLDIAAALAGEPRLLLLDEPAAGLTDGDIGRLLAILGGLPDSVAVVLVEHHVEVVAQLATSVTVLAAGRVLVTGPTGEALAHPEVRDAYHTTGAAAGGEPAVAGPSPTDARG; via the coding sequence ATGACGCCCGCGCACACCGAGGCACCGGCACCGCCCGTGCTGGACCTCGACCACCTCACCCGCCGCTACGGCAGCCTCACCGCCGTCGACGACGTCAGCCTCCGGCTCCCCCCGGGCGCCCGGCACGCCGTCATCGGCCCCAACGGCGCCGGCAAGACCACCCTGCTCAACCTGATCGCGGGCACCGACCGGCCCGACCGCGGCACCATCGCGCTCAACGGTACGGACATCACCCGGACGGCCACCGCGAAGCGCAGCCGGCTCGGGATCGCCCGCAGCTTCCAGCAGCCGTCGGTGATCTCCGAACTGACGGTGCTGGAGAACGTCGTCCTGGCGGGCTGGCCGCACCACCCCAGGCGCCGGGGCGCCTGGCGCAGCCCGTCGCGCTACCGGCTGCACGAGGAGTCCGCGGCCCGCCATCTGGAGACGGTCGGGCTCGCCGATCTCGCCCACCGGCCGGCCGGCACGCTCTCCCACGGCCGGCGGCGCATGCTGGACATCGCCGCCGCGCTGGCCGGCGAGCCCCGGCTGCTGCTCCTGGACGAGCCGGCGGCCGGGCTGACCGACGGCGACATCGGCCGGCTGCTCGCGATCCTGGGCGGTCTGCCGGACAGCGTGGCGGTCGTCCTGGTCGAGCACCATGTCGAGGTCGTCGCCCAACTCGCCACGTCCGTCACCGTGCTGGCCGCCGGGCGGGTCCTGGTGACCGGCCCGACCGGGGAGGCGCTGGCCCACCCCGAGGTCCGCGACGCCTACCACACCACCGGTGCGGCGGCCGGTGGCGAACCCGCCGTCGCCGGACCGTCCCCCACCGACGCGAGAGGATGA
- a CDS encoding ABC transporter ATP-binding protein → MLEITGLTAGYHGGTVLHGLDLSVPAGTVHAVVGHNGAGKTTLVHTVAGLMRPDAGTVRLGGREVTGQPAHRIARAGIGLVPQGRRVFAGLTVAEHLRLSHRPPRRGDTERPSVWTPARVLELLPRLGERRSNRGTQLSGGEQQMLALARALLGSPSVLLLDEPTEGLAPALVRQVHELVTTLADEGIAVLLVSPSPDRAAECADTLTVLTSGRVALRQDGAAARTDASALHAALELAPAGR, encoded by the coding sequence ATGCTCGAAATCACCGGCCTGACCGCGGGCTACCACGGCGGCACCGTCCTCCACGGCCTGGACCTGTCCGTCCCCGCCGGCACGGTCCACGCCGTCGTCGGCCACAACGGCGCGGGCAAGACCACCCTCGTGCACACCGTCGCCGGACTGATGCGCCCCGACGCGGGGACCGTACGGCTGGGCGGCCGGGAGGTGACGGGGCAGCCCGCGCACCGGATCGCGCGCGCCGGGATCGGTCTCGTCCCGCAGGGCCGCCGGGTCTTCGCGGGCCTCACCGTCGCCGAACACCTGCGGCTGTCCCACCGCCCGCCGCGCCGGGGCGACACCGAGCGCCCCAGCGTGTGGACGCCCGCGCGGGTCCTGGAGCTGCTGCCCCGGCTGGGCGAGCGCCGGAGCAACCGGGGGACACAGCTGTCCGGCGGCGAGCAGCAGATGCTGGCCCTGGCCCGCGCACTGCTCGGCTCCCCCAGCGTGCTGCTGCTCGACGAGCCTACCGAGGGCCTCGCGCCCGCCCTGGTCCGTCAGGTCCACGAGCTGGTGACCACGCTGGCCGACGAGGGCATCGCCGTCCTGCTGGTCTCCCCGAGCCCGGACCGGGCGGCCGAGTGCGCCGACACGCTCACGGTGCTGACCTCGGGGCGGGTGGCGCTGCGGCAGGACGGCGCGGCCGCCCGTACGGACGCCTCCGCCCTGCACGCCGCGCTCGAACTGGCGCCGGCGGGCCGCTGA